TGCGCGCGAGGTATCTCGACGGCGTTCACCGTCTGGGCGCCGATTCCTTCGAGCTCGCAGCCGCCATAGGCCGGCTCCTTGTCGGGAAACTCGGATCGTATCGCCTGGTCCAGCTCCTCGCGGGTGTTGCCGAGCAAAATGGCGCAGATCCCGTTCGGCGAGACCGCGGTCAGAACGAAGCCCAGCGAGCACCTGGCCGTGACGTAGTGGAAATAGTCGTTGCCGACAGAGCGGTAGGACGTGTTTTCGTTCCACATAGGGAGAAGTCCTTAGAGGGCGATTTGGCGAGGCCGATCTATCGGCGGAGCTGAACGACGTTGGCGGGGAGCGGAGGGGTGGCATCGGCGTGAGGCCGGGGCTCTGCAAACAGCAGCAAGTCCAGCCGCGCCCTCAGTGCCTCGGCTTGTCGGCGGACATCCGGGTCGTTCGGGGCAAGAAAATCGGCGAAGAGGCTGACCGGCGCCTCCTTCAGGAGCGTCTGCACATCGGCTCGCAGGAATTGTCCGCGTGCGGCAGCGAACGTGTAGAGATTGAGGGGCGAGAAGCTCATTTGGCAGTCTCCGCCGGCGTTGTTGCTAGTGGGTCTTGGCGCGCTGTCCCGCGCCGTCGAGATGGGCCTTGCCGAGCTCCAGCGAGAGGTCTTCGGTGAGGCTGAACGAAACCTTGAAACCATCCGGAGTTCCGATCGTCAGGATGCGGAGATTGTCGGGAGCGAACTCGATCTCGAATTCCCGGAGCGGATACGTGATCCGCATGCTCGGGTCGTTGTGGGCGCGCTTGACGGCGCTGGATGCCATCGCGGGCAGCGTCATCAGCAACGCCGTGACTGTCTCGATCTTCAGGATGATGCCGATCTCGCGGTTCGCGATGTCGGCTACGATGAGCCTGACCGCAGTGCCGTCGGTTGCAGTCTCGAAGTTGACCAGTTTCTGAATCTCGATGTCGGTTGTCATGTCGCGCCTCTTTCCTCCCGCGGCGCGTAGCGCGCCGACGCGTCGTCGGCACTCCGCTTCTTCGCTTCAAATTCCGGACGAATTCGATTTGGGAGCACGATCCGGAGTGGCCGCCCGCGACGGTCGGTCCAGGCTCCCTGTCCTTGGTCAGCAAGGGAGTCGAGAAACGATGTCGCTGAGAGATTTCAATGCGATTGCGGCCGCGCGGGGGGATGGCCTGGATCCGAAGCTGCGCGAGCTGCTCGAGCGGGCTGCCGTGTCACCACATTCCGAGCTGGTGGTGCGGCCCGATGGAATGCTCCAGTCGGGTCCAAATCCGGGATCCGCGGAGTTGGAGAGAGTGTCGGCGGTTGTGGTCGACCTTCAGCAGCTTTTGGCGACCCGCGCGAGGTGAGGGCGAGTTCGGGGCGCAGATCAGGTCATCCGGGACCGTGCACTTGCAGAAACCCCGTCCACGGCAAACCTGTCGTTAATAGTTTGCCGACATCCGCCTGCGAATCTGGCGCAATCGTGATGGCCGGACGATTTGCACGGTTGCTCTTGTCGTGACAAAAGGGGCCATGCATCCGAGGAAGGTCTTCAACTGGCTGATCGCACTCGCCGTGGCGGCGGGGCTCCTTGCGGCGCCCCTGTCGGCGCCGGCGATGGCGGCATCGCAGATGGCGGCCGTCACCGACGAGATGCAGGCGATGGCGGACGATATGCCATGCTGCCCCGATCAGCAGGACCAGAAAGCCCGGGATTGCGGGTCCTGTCCCTTCGTCGCGCTTTGCATGCTGACGATCACCATGCCGCCTCGCGGAGACGGCGCGCTGATCGATCGCATGGTCTCGCGAGGTACTTTCGCTCTGCCTGACGATCTGCTGATCGATGGGCTCGGCGAACATCCTCCGGATCACCCACCTCGAACCAACGTCTGACCGGCGCCCCGGCGCCGGACTGTTGACGCGCGGCCGTTGAGGACGCGCGTCGAAGCTTGCCGCTTCGGCGGTCCATCAGACGTTTCGAGGACATGACATCATGAAGACTATCTCTGCTGCGCGTGCGTTTGCCGCCGCGCTGCTCGGCCTCACCATCATGGGAGCGCCGAAGCTCGCCTTTGCCGGCATCAAGGACTACGAATTCCAGCTCGTCGAGCCGTCCGTCCAGGCCGGCGCCGACAGGATCGTCACGGTCAGGCTGGTGAACAAGACGACGGGGAAGGCGGTGCCGGACGCCGTCATCTTCGCCTCTCGCCTCGACATGGCTCCGGACGGCATGCAGGAGATGGCCACCAAGGTGACCGCCATGCCGGGCACGGAGCCGGGGACGTACCGCTTCAAGGCCAGCTTTGGCATGGCGGGGCGCTGGCAGCTCTCGCTTGGCGCCAAGGTGCAGGGCGAGACCGGCACGGTCGAAAGCAAGCTCGTCGTCACGGCGCAGAAATGAACCGCGCCATCGCGACGGGCGCGGCCGCTGCGATTTGCGCAGCGGCCGGCGCCGCCTTTCTCGTCGGCGGAATGCCGCGAGGAGGCTCGTTCGCCGCCCAGCCAATCGTTTCAGCCGCGGCAGCCGCCGAGCGCGGCGAGCCGATCTATTACTGGGATCCGGACGGCAAGCCGTTCTACTCACTCACGCCGAAGACGACGCCCGATGGCCGCGCTTGGCGCGGTGTGCCGGCGGGCGCCGACGTGAGCTTCGACGATCCCGAGGACGCGCCGGTGGACACCAGGGCTGCCGACGCGAAGGCCGAGCGGAAGATCAAGTACTATCGCAACCCGATGGGGCTGCCGGATACCTCGCCGGTGCCGAAGAAGGACCAGATGGGGATGGACTACATCCCCGTGTACGAGGGCGAGGACAGCGACGACGGCTCGGTGAAGCTTTCACCCGGCAAGATTCAGCGCACCGGTGCGAAATCGGAGCCGGTGGTGCGGCGGCCTGTCAGGTCGATCATCCGGGCGCCGGGGACCATCCAGGAGGACGAACGGCGCGTCTCGGTAGTGGCGCTGCGGTTCGAGGGCTTCGTCGAGAGCGTCGCGAACGTCACGACCGGCGATCATGTTCACAAGGGCCAGCCGCTCCTCAACGTGTACAGCCCGGCGCTGTCGAGCGCCGCCGCGGAATATCTCTCCGCCATCAGCGCCGGCGCGACCGGAAAGGAGCTCAAGGGCGCGCGTCGCAGATTGGAAAATCTCGCGACGCCCGAGCCGGCCATCAGGGAGCTCGAGCGCACCCGGGACATCTCGCTGTCGATTCCGTGGCTCGCACCGCAGGACGGCGAAATCCTGGAGCGAAACGCGGTGAACGGGATGCGCGCCGGACCAGGGGACGTTCTGTTCCGGATCGCCGACCACCGCCTGGTCTGGGCGCTCATCGATGTCGCCGAGCGCGATCTGACGCAGGTTGCGGTCGGCACGCAAGTGAGCATCAGGCCGCGCGCGCTCGCCGGCCAGAGCTTCGACGGCACCGTGGCGCTGATCTATCCCCATCTCAACGCCGCGACGCGAACCGCGCGCATCCGGATCGAGGTGCCCAATCCCGACGAGGTGCTGCGGCCGGAGATGTATGTCGATGCCGAGATCCAGGCCGGCACGCCGGGACCGGTACTGACGGTGCCGGAGAGCGCTGTGCTCGACAGCGGAAGCCGCCAGGCGGTTCTGGTCGACAAGGGCGAGGGACGCTTCGAGCCGCGGGACGTGAAGCTCGGCCGTCGCGGCGGCGGGCTCATTGAGGTGACCCAGGGCGTGTCGGAGGGCGAAGCCGTCGTCACCTCGGCCAATTTCCTGATCGATGCCGAGAGCAATCTGAAGGCCGCGCTGAAGGGGTTTGCCGAGACGCGCGGCGACAAGCCGGCCGAGCCGGCGGCCGGTGGCATGGGAGCGCGGCCATGATCGCCCGCGTCATCGCCTGGTCGGCGCGCAACCTGCTGCTGGTGCTGTTCGGCACCGGCTTCGCCGCCGCCGCAGGACTCTACGCGCTGGTCCACCTGCCGCTCGATGCCATTCCAGACCTCTCCGACACACAGGTCATCGTCTACACGGAGTATCCGGGCCAGGCGCCACAGGTGATCGAAGATCAAGTCACATATCCGCTCGCGACCGCGATGCTGACGGTGCCGAAATCCAAGGTCGTCCGCGGCTTCTCCTTCTTCGGGGTCTCGTTCGTCTACGTGATCTTCGAGGACGGCACCGACATCTACTGGGCACGCTCGCGGGTGCTCGAGTTCCTGAACGGCGCGGCGTCGCGGTTGCCGGCCGGAGTGACGCCGACCATCGGTCCGGACGCGACCGGCGTCGGATGGGTCTACCAATACGCCGTGATGTCCAAGGAGCTCAATCTCGCGGAGACGCGGACCATTCAGGACTGGAATCTCAAATTCGCGCTCGCCAAGGCGGAGGGCGTCGCCGAGGTGGCGAGCGTCGGCGGCTTCGTCAAGCAGTACAACGTTGTTCTCGATGCGCAGCGGATGCGCGACCTCGGCATCACCATGCAGAAGGTGCGGGACGCGATCCGCGCAAGCAACGCCGACGTCGGCGGGCGGACCGTCGAGCTGTCCGAGTTCGAATACATGATCCGGGGGCGCGGCTATCTCAAGAGCATCGACGATCTCGGCAACATCGTCCTGAAGACGGACAGGGGCACGCCCGTGCTGTTGCGGGACGTCTCCCGGGTCGAGCTCGGCCCTGACGAGCGGCGCGGCATCACCGAGCTGAACGGCGAGGGAGAAGTCGCCAGCGGCATCGTGCTCCAACGCTTCGGCATGAACGCGCTCGACGTCATCGAGAACGTCAAGAAGCGGTTCAAGGAGATCGCGACCAGCCTGCCGAAATCGGTCGAGATCGTTCCGGTCTACGACCGGTCGAACCTGATCTACGCGGCGATCGATACGCTCAAGCACACGCTTCTCGAGGAGAGCCTCGTCGTCGCGCTGGTGTGTGTCGTGTTCCTGCTGCATGTCCGCAGCGCGCTCGTCGCCATCCTGATGCTGCCCGTCGGCGTGCTGATGGCATTCGGGGCGATGAAGCTGCTCGGGATCGGCTCCAACATCATGAGCCTCGGCGGCATCGCCATCGCGATCGGTGCCATGGTGGACGCGGCGATCGTGATGATCGAGAACGCCCACAAGCACCTCGAACGCGCGCGGCCGGGCAAGTCTCGCATCGCCATCCTGGTCGAGGCCGCCTCGGAGGTGGGACCGGCGCTGTTCTTCAGTCTGCTGATCATCACCGTGTCGTTCATGCCGATCTTCACGCTGGAATCGCAGGAAGGGCGGCTGTTCAGCCCGCTTGCCTTCACCAAGACCTTCGCGATGGCCGCCGCCGCGCTGCTCTCGGTGACCCTGGTGCCGGCGCTGATGGTGATCTTCGTGCGGGGGCGGATCGTTCCGGAGCACCGAAACCCGATCAACCGCGTCCTGATCTGGATCTATCGCCCCGTCATCAAGGGCGTGCTGCGGGCGAAAACACTCGTCGTGCTGCTCGCCATCGCGGCGCTCGCGGTGACGATCTGGCCCGCGCGCCAGCTCGGCACCGAGTTCATGCCCAACCTCAACGAGGGCACGCTGCTCTACATGCCGACGACGCTGCCGGGCATCTCGGTCACCAAGGCGGCCGAGCTGATACAGACGCAGGACCGGATCATCAAGTCGTTTCCGGAAGTCGCGTCGGTCTACGGCAAGGCCGGCCGCGCCTCGACGTCGACGGATCCGGCGCCGACCGAAATGTTCGAGACCGTGGTCAATCTTAAGCCCAAGGAGCAGTGGCGGGCAGGGACCACCATCGACGGACTGATCGCCGAGATGGATCGGGCGCTGCAGTTCCCGGGCGTGTCGAACGCCTGGACGATGCCAATCAAGGCGCGCATCGACATGCTTTCGACCGGCATCCGGACGCCGGTGGGCGTCAAGGTCATCGGCACCGATCTTGTCGAGATCGACAGGCTGGCCAAGCAGGTGGAGCAGGTGCTGCGGGCGGTGCCCGGGACCTCGTCCGCCTACGCGGAACGTGGCGTCGGCGGCTAC
The genomic region above belongs to Bradyrhizobium arachidis and contains:
- a CDS encoding efflux RND transporter permease subunit — translated: MIARVIAWSARNLLLVLFGTGFAAAAGLYALVHLPLDAIPDLSDTQVIVYTEYPGQAPQVIEDQVTYPLATAMLTVPKSKVVRGFSFFGVSFVYVIFEDGTDIYWARSRVLEFLNGAASRLPAGVTPTIGPDATGVGWVYQYAVMSKELNLAETRTIQDWNLKFALAKAEGVAEVASVGGFVKQYNVVLDAQRMRDLGITMQKVRDAIRASNADVGGRTVELSEFEYMIRGRGYLKSIDDLGNIVLKTDRGTPVLLRDVSRVELGPDERRGITELNGEGEVASGIVLQRFGMNALDVIENVKKRFKEIATSLPKSVEIVPVYDRSNLIYAAIDTLKHTLLEESLVVALVCVVFLLHVRSALVAILMLPVGVLMAFGAMKLLGIGSNIMSLGGIAIAIGAMVDAAIVMIENAHKHLERARPGKSRIAILVEAASEVGPALFFSLLIITVSFMPIFTLESQEGRLFSPLAFTKTFAMAAAALLSVTLVPALMVIFVRGRIVPEHRNPINRVLIWIYRPVIKGVLRAKTLVVLLAIAALAVTIWPARQLGTEFMPNLNEGTLLYMPTTLPGISVTKAAELIQTQDRIIKSFPEVASVYGKAGRASTSTDPAPTEMFETVVNLKPKEQWRAGTTIDGLIAEMDRALQFPGVSNAWTMPIKARIDMLSTGIRTPVGVKVIGTDLVEIDRLAKQVEQVLRAVPGTSSAYAERGVGGYYLEITPDRSALARYGIMVQDVQDTIAAALGGQTVTTTVEGRQRFTVNMRYPRDLRDNPNKIAGDILVPMPAGGAVPLAEVATVQLARGPTSIRTENAQLATYVYVDIRDRDLGGYVADAQRAVQAGIQFPPGYYVVWSGQYEYLARAAARLKIVVPATLLIIFLLLYLNFRSVTETLIVMLSLPFALVGGLWLMWWLGFNLSVAVAVGFIALAGVAAETGVVMLIYLNHALAEIEQRRAAEARSLSRADLREAIMVGAVERVRPKMMTVVAIMAGLLPIMWSTGTGSEIMQRIAVPMIGGMISSTLLTLIVIPAIFGLVKGFRLPNDNQDRQCHRPGAHQAMSDRLQRLSAR
- a CDS encoding FixH family protein codes for the protein MKTISAARAFAAALLGLTIMGAPKLAFAGIKDYEFQLVEPSVQAGADRIVTVRLVNKTTGKAVPDAVIFASRLDMAPDGMQEMATKVTAMPGTEPGTYRFKASFGMAGRWQLSLGAKVQGETGTVESKLVVTAQK
- a CDS encoding efflux RND transporter periplasmic adaptor subunit, with amino-acid sequence MNRAIATGAAAAICAAAGAAFLVGGMPRGGSFAAQPIVSAAAAAERGEPIYYWDPDGKPFYSLTPKTTPDGRAWRGVPAGADVSFDDPEDAPVDTRAADAKAERKIKYYRNPMGLPDTSPVPKKDQMGMDYIPVYEGEDSDDGSVKLSPGKIQRTGAKSEPVVRRPVRSIIRAPGTIQEDERRVSVVALRFEGFVESVANVTTGDHVHKGQPLLNVYSPALSSAAAEYLSAISAGATGKELKGARRRLENLATPEPAIRELERTRDISLSIPWLAPQDGEILERNAVNGMRAGPGDVLFRIADHRLVWALIDVAERDLTQVAVGTQVSIRPRALAGQSFDGTVALIYPHLNAATRTARIRIEVPNPDEVLRPEMYVDAEIQAGTPGPVLTVPESAVLDSGSRQAVLVDKGEGRFEPRDVKLGRRGGGLIEVTQGVSEGEAVVTSANFLIDAESNLKAALKGFAETRGDKPAEPAAGGMGARP